The genomic window GGACATGTATAGGCCCTAAAgattcaaagaaaaaatggtgtgaatataatttaaagattataGCTCTTgagtttttttctttttaatactttttctgaagcttaataataataataataatttaccaattCAGAATATCAATGATTCAACAAGTTACGAGTTAGTTTATAAAGTTCCCTTTCAAATAGgatgattattataaaatttaatttgttttatttcaaagcttgttattatataatacaaaaaaacagtaatgtatatatatatagtaatggTTTGTAAAGTTTCATTAATGGTATTAGTTCAATTCTGTAAGACCTTGGAATTAtaagttacaaaatatgaaaattcgtcTAAATTATCAGTAGAACGTAAAAGTAACTTATCGAGCATGAACAAAtttgaaggaaataaaattttgtttggaCTGCAGGGagttagaaaaaatatatggtgCAAGTTCAATTTACCTTAAAACCGGACAAGAAACGCGACCTTCGGCATCTTTTAACAAATGTTTCCTGTAATAAGCTTCCTCTTCGCCATTGTTTCTACAGAAAACGCATTCTGTAGGTAAaggtttcttatttttcttgcgGCGTGGTATTTCTGGCACCGTAAAATTGTCCAGGTCTGGACAGTATTCAAAATCACGCCCATTTTGACGAAACTCTTCCATTACTTCATCGACTACAACAGCCAAGTAAAATTACATGAATCGCTTTTCTTCAAAGTacatagaaaaaagaaaagaaaaacaaatgaaaagcAATTAAAGTGACATGATGtatgaagaataaataaaaagtaattctaCGTGAGAAACTTATTAGTGAAAATATCGCATTAAAGACAATCGTTAGTCATATCGAAAGCTTACGAAGGTGATGGAACGATCACAAAGAAATACAATACTCCCAGGATAATCGCGTCTAGTTTATTTTCGTCGAGCGAGGGCTTTTTCGAGGTCTAATGCGAGAAAGTGTAAGTCGAGAAAATAACGGCCGTAAGTCTTGTGTTTCATAGTTTGTAAACAGATTCGTCCTGATTTTTCGAGTAAGGAAAAACAACATGGTCGAGTAATcgaacataaatattatttctgataattattatgattgCCACGACTTAAAAGCCATCGAAAGATTCTAAAAACAATGTTTGTATTGAAAACACATtctctaataataaaatttctatgttttcattttgaataGATGTGTTGAGATACGAATATTACCATCACAGTCATCATCTTTCAACTCCCTTAACCTAAGGTGGAGCAAAAAACGTGCCATTTTCTGTTTATGTTTACTCGATCTCGAATATCTGTATCGCGGTAAGAACGATCACttgtatcgtttctttttcttcctttgtcttttctcttcgAAGAAACAAATAGTCAACATGTCGTTACGTGTTCATAaaatattggtaaaatatgaactaaaaaaataattatatgcatTTAGTGATTAAACTAGCAggtgatattttttacttgaTTCGATGAACTCAGTCGAATATGCGTTTCTAGCGATCGCGATGGACGAGTTATTCCGCAGAACGTTTTAGAATACAGAATTCCTCTTATCGATTCGTTTGTTTACAAACTATGTAAGGTATCTGCTAATCGGAACGCGATCTCATCGCGCATTATGAACCTTGATATGTATACgcaatttcaaattgaaacgCAATGtcgaaacattaaattaaaagctaTAATCACTAcctaatttattgaattttaatcagTAATCAATCTACCGAACAGAGAAGATTTGGTAACATTTCGTGTTATATACATAAGAAACGCGTTGCTTGTGGATTGGTGTGGCGTTACTTGTTTTTAGCGAAACAAATAACCATCGATGACAGTTCATATTTATCGTAAGTCATAGAGAATTCATTATGAGAAAACTATTGTGGTTACGTCTAAAGATTATTTACGCCACTATTTAGttaatatgatttaataaagaagaaatatttacgaaaatattatgaCGTAGGGATTAGAATTTGCTGTAGAACGCATCGTGTTACTAAATTACGTCATTTTAAATAGGGAACagaagcaaagaaagaaagaataaaatttttacggAACGAAAAGTATGAAAATGCTATATCGTTTACGACGCAGAAGATTACGTTACGTTACACAATGCTACGTTACATCATCTATATAcgtaatttggaaatttaacaTAGACTAAAATAGCTTTTCATCTCACCGGCTCTAAAGATCGATATGAAATCGATAAAGCATTCTGTCTCGCTTCGATCGATCTTCGACGTTAGTATTACTTAAAGATTCTTCCAGCAAATTCCATATCTTCGATATCGTgcgaaattatagaaatagcCTTGAAAATAATCAATGCTAAATCAACTTACCATCCGGAAGTGACGAGTTTGGAGTTTCGAttgtaaaattggaaaataatctcTTGATTTCCTCTTCGAGACTAGTGTTGAACGGATAAAACATGTTCGATACCTCTGGCAACGGAAGTGTTTGCGTGCACAAGATATGCATTGTGAAAGTAAACGAAGGGAAggtgaaaatgagaaagacGAGTGGTGCACGACTTTTCGCGAGAAAACGCTGAAAATATAGAGACTGTGGAAAACAGCGAGCGAAACGTCCCGGTCCGGCACAGTCAAGTTTCGAAATTCAACTGCCGAGCTAGGATGTCATACTATTTCACTGTGACTAACGATCGCTACCAAAGGGCCCGATGGTGGGGATGGTGCCTCTACACTTGGGCCTGTATTCACAAATATATGTAGGTAAGTAGATAATACGATTCCAATAAAACATACAGTGATCGATTTTGAGCGTTTCCAATGAAAAAATACTTGAATTAGTGATCGAATAATATAAGGTGaccataaaatttataaatggtttaaaaatttgtaaatgtaaaaaattgtaaagcgTAAATTAGTACATTCTGTTTGtaccaaaaatatttaaattaccatTTTCTGAGTTTTGAAACAGCTTTGTTAAGCTTTTACTAGATATTGGTAACGAAagtgtttcaaatttaattcttagACAAAAGAACGAATCGAGATGAAACGAATGCCGTATCAGGATATGTTTGTATTAACTGAATATCTTTGATCTCTCCGCGCGATGACAGTAACTTTagattgtaatttaaatcCGCAGACGTTATATTCCAGGCTACGAAAGAAGACACAGTTTTTCactcatttatttttaatgtcaAGATGCATAtcagttatataaaaatactgttAGAAAACGATCGTTCGCATTGCGGTAGTTTTTAACGATCGGTTCGTTATAGTTTGACGGATCGCTTTTGCGGCAACTTGCGGTTCCGATCGATCTGGATCGAAATCGTTATCATTCTTCTTGGTGAAAAAAGAGACAAAAGAATGTTCGCTAATCTTCATCTTTATTGTTACTGTGTAAATATGTAGGCACTGAACAAATAATGTTTCATAATTTGTTTacaaacatttacatttacttttttttgttCAATCATTGAATATTCTCTGCGAGCAGCTTGGCCAACATTAGCCAAGACCGCTTTTAATCCATCTGCTCGACCTTTTAACATCCTTACGCGTAAATACCATTATCATTATCGTCTTTCAGCATTGTATGCACTCGACCCAATTTCTAATTACGatctcaatattttttatcaatatatatatatataatatatatatttatatatatatatttactttattttttatgtatacttTAATCTCTATCCGctaatataatgtttttctAGTCTAAAAATTACCACgattattaaagataatatatactcctgggaaattataattaaaataatagtaaatataataatatgtcaAACATATATGTCCTGTGTCCATGTGTATGAAtgtaaaaaagaggaaaggagatAGGTAGAACGATAAAGGAACAGGgagagaaaatgaaaggaatAAAGCAAGCAGCTGTGGTTCGtgcaagaaaaagaattacagGTAATGAACGCAAATTCTAAACTTTGGCTAATGAGAAATGATACTTCGTGGAAACGAGAATGCGATGTCGctccatcgatcgatcggtggTATCCGTCATCGCATTCTCCGatgattttcaaaatatttctgtgTATACATAGTACTAATTAAACTAAACCAAATTGATGTAAActttgagaaagaaagagaaaacagaaaaaggaGACAAATGGGCAGTGGAAGAGGAAGTTTCCTGTACGAAACGGATGCGTTACGAATGCGCATGCGCGTAACGCGCGCGTGTATGTATACGCGATGGTCGGGCATATGACGATAATTCGCCATcggtaaaagagaaaaacaaaaatctgatttcgtttcgttttgtatcttttttttttttctgtttttactTTTCGATTCTTACGGACagcagagagagaaagaacgagaacGCAGAACAGAGGGGTTTCGAACTGTTTTTATCGTCTAACCGTTTCAGCCTTTTCTTCGTGTCTCAGGTATAAAACTAAACGGGCGATGAAGCCTTCGTGTAAAACTATACTCATATACTTTGTCTTCTCTATTGTGCTTAAGTGTAACAACCTCTTTTGCTATACATGCgtgttttattacattttgtttttcatttttttttttttaacttcttcATTATTCTCcttgtatacatgtatacactCGGGAATTTTCGTgtgtatttgtaaaattgacAGAGACTCGATTGCGTTGTTATACATGAGACACTGATAACGGCGATGCTGTTCTCTTAACAACGAAACGTAACGCTGGTTAATTTTAACCGACgatcgttaattttaatacgcATTTAAATATCGTCGATTAAGAGTTCCTCATATACTTCTTTTCCCCcggttttctttcttttttttttcttttttgtttattttcctttcatttcttctatctcgtttgtatttgtatttttgtttaaaatgatCTTCGTACGTCGATGTCGCGGTGGTCCGTTTTGGAAtagctatataattattataaatatattcatatgtGTATTGTGTCTCTGCGTGCGCGTCCGTGCATACGCACGCGTACACGCTCTTTGTGCGTGCGGATGCACACGCGCGTACACGTATACAATAGGTCCAtgcgtttttttctttttgttaatgCGCGTGTAATGCAAATGTGTGTGACAGTGACATAGTGTATACTAGGAATGTACATAGTGTACGTAGATATAATTAGGTTGTGTATAAAACGATGATACATACTATATTCATTACTCGTTTATATCAAACGACACATAATTatgatatcaattttttagtCTCATTGTACGATGCGCACGGCGATTGGGCATCGTTCGCCAATAATAGGCTAGTCTTGTCCTGTCTTCTCATACAATGTCGATGTACTCCGGCGATTTGTCGACGGTTTACAAGGTCGCGCGGCGTGAGATTACCATTACAAGAACCTCCAAATGAATGGCCATCAGTCTTTGAGACGTACGGTTTGGCATACGCGCGATCTCTTcgttaaacgaaaaaagataataaagaaaatatatatatatatatttattaaacgaatcgacgatttcgtctaataataatcgtaagaAGATAATCGTTAACCGTCTTGGTGCCTAAAAACGAAGGATAAGAGACGCGATGCAAAGACGGGCAGGACAAAACACGTgaaacgtttccttttttttcaaaagcgTCCACGGCACCAACAGGGTTAACAAAAGTCCCATTGTAATTTGTACTCTCGCGAAGAAGATTCGTTTTTAAAAAGAACATGATCGCATTTCGAttagaataaaagataaaagagacgttgcaaaaaaagaaaaagaaaaagactaACGTTAAACTTGGTGTCCGTATGGACGGTAAAAAGAGTAGGTAATTTTTCCAAGGATCAATTGGCcgatagaaaacaaaaatgaaaccGAAACAACAAAAATCAACGATCGattgagaaaattaaacaaacaaaaagaaaaaagaaatagaaacatCGAACTCCTTTGTctgatgaattttttttttttttatctttcttgacttccttttaaattcgtttgtttctttttgttcaaAATGGCTCGATGTTGATCCTCAAAAACATGACCATCCATTCTGGACAATCCGcgttgattattaatattaaatattaatacttcTAGTCGTATACTCTTGCTAGAGTAAAAATGGTCTCGTGCGCCCCAGCTACGTTTCACCGGGACGTGTATAGGCAATACAACTGCTTCAGGCGCATATATTCTTGCG from Bombus pyrosoma isolate SC7728 linkage group LG8, ASM1482585v1, whole genome shotgun sequence includes these protein-coding regions:
- the LOC122569936 gene encoding uncharacterized protein LOC122569936, with product MHILCTQTLPLPEVSNMFYPFNTSLEEEIKRLFSNFTIETPNSSLPDVDEVMEEFRQNGRDFEYCPDLDNFTVPEIPRRKKNKKPLPTECVFCRNNGEEEAYYRKHLLKDAEGRVSCPVLRAYTCPICGAYGDVAHTVKYCPKSQKPGTLATVNTFKLLRNSMGKRRVK